Proteins from a genomic interval of Cryptosporangium minutisporangium:
- a CDS encoding thiamine diphosphokinase, with protein sequence MVAGGEPPAASSLEGLPPDVFVVAADSGVDGAQAIGLRVGLAIGDFDSASPGAAERVEAAGGRVERHPPAKDATDLELALDAALVRRPDRIVVLGGAGGRFDHWLAVAFLLASPLYAGVEIQARWASATMTVVRGTAVLSGRPGDVVTLLPVHGPAAGIRTEGLEYPLRDEELAPGTTRGVSNVLSDTTARVSVRDGVLLAIQPR encoded by the coding sequence GTGGTGGCCGGGGGCGAGCCGCCGGCCGCGTCGTCGCTCGAAGGGCTGCCGCCGGACGTGTTCGTGGTGGCCGCCGACTCCGGCGTGGACGGAGCGCAGGCGATCGGTCTGCGGGTCGGTCTGGCGATCGGGGACTTCGATTCGGCATCGCCGGGCGCGGCCGAGCGGGTCGAGGCGGCGGGCGGGCGGGTCGAGCGGCACCCGCCGGCGAAGGACGCCACCGACCTGGAGCTGGCGCTGGACGCCGCGCTGGTTCGCCGGCCGGACCGCATCGTCGTACTCGGCGGCGCGGGCGGACGGTTCGACCACTGGCTGGCGGTTGCCTTCCTGCTCGCGTCCCCGCTCTACGCGGGCGTGGAGATCCAGGCCCGCTGGGCGTCCGCGACGATGACCGTGGTACGGGGCACCGCCGTCCTGAGCGGACGCCCCGGCGACGTCGTCACGCTGCTGCCGGTGCACGGACCGGCCGCCGGTATCCGGACCGAGGGGCTGGAGTACCCGCTCCGCGACGAGGAGCTGGCGCCCGGCACGACCCGCGGCGTCTCGAACGTCCTGAGCGATACCACCGCCCGGGTGTCGGTCCGCGACGGCGTCCTGCTGGCGATCCAGCCACGCTGA
- the tpiA gene encoding triose-phosphate isomerase, with translation MAKKVSFERRPLIAGNWKMNLNHLEAISLTQKIAISLTEEQLALVEAAVIPPFTDLRSVQTLIDGDKLHLVYGAQDLSAHDAGAYTGDISGAMLAKLGCTYVVIGHSERREYHHEDDALINAKVKAAYKHGLTPILCIGERLDVREAAGHVAHCTTQLDAALAKVPAEQVASIVIAYEPVWAIGTGKVATPDDAQEVCAAIRARLAEKYSPEIANGIRILYGGSVKAKNVAGIMAQPDVDGALVGGASIDADEFATICRFPEHATAS, from the coding sequence ATGGCGAAGAAGGTCAGCTTCGAGCGGCGTCCGCTGATCGCGGGCAACTGGAAGATGAACCTCAACCACCTCGAGGCGATCTCCCTGACGCAGAAGATCGCGATCAGCCTCACCGAGGAGCAGCTCGCGCTGGTCGAGGCGGCGGTGATCCCGCCCTTCACCGACCTGCGAAGCGTCCAGACGCTGATCGACGGCGACAAGCTGCACCTCGTCTACGGGGCGCAGGATCTGTCGGCGCACGACGCCGGTGCGTACACCGGCGACATCTCCGGGGCGATGCTCGCCAAGCTCGGCTGCACCTACGTGGTGATCGGCCACTCGGAGCGGCGCGAGTACCACCACGAGGACGACGCGCTGATCAACGCCAAGGTGAAGGCGGCGTACAAGCACGGGCTCACCCCGATCCTGTGCATCGGTGAGCGGCTCGACGTCCGTGAGGCCGCCGGGCACGTCGCGCACTGCACCACCCAGCTGGACGCGGCGCTGGCGAAGGTCCCGGCCGAGCAGGTCGCGAGCATCGTCATCGCCTACGAGCCGGTCTGGGCGATCGGCACCGGCAAGGTTGCGACGCCCGACGACGCGCAGGAGGTCTGCGCGGCGATCCGGGCGCGGCTGGCGGAGAAGTACTCGCCGGAGATCGCGAACGGTATCCGTATCCTCTACGGCGGTTCGGTGAAGGCGAAGAACGTCGCCGGCATCATGGCCCAGCCCGACGTGGACGGTGCCCTGGTCGGTGGCGCGAGCATCGACGCGGACGAGTTCGCGACGATCTGCCGTTTCCCCGAGCACGCGACGGCGAGCTGA
- a CDS encoding phosphoglycerate kinase, giving the protein MKTLDDLLAEGVAGRRVLVRADLNVPLDGQTITDDGRIRAVLPTITALRDAGAKVIVFSHLGRPKGAPDPKYSLEPVAQRLDQLLGAPVTFATDTVGPQAQESAAGLGDGGIVLLENLRFNAGETSKDDAERRAFAEQLSHFAGQNGAYVDDAFGAVHRKHASVYDLAQLLPAYAGGLVGRELEVLRTLTGDPARPYVVVLGGSKVSDKLGVIDALLPKVDTLLIGGGMCFTFLAAQGHGTGDSLLEQEMVDTCRRLLSEAGDKIVLPTDIVLADDFSADANTKVVPADKLEDGWKGLDIGPASAELFASKLAGAKTVFWNGPMGVFELAPFAEGTRGVAEAVASVDGLTIVGGGDSAAAVRQLGIDEARFGHISTGGGASLEFLEGKELPGVAALERA; this is encoded by the coding sequence ATGAAGACCCTCGACGACCTGCTCGCCGAGGGCGTTGCGGGCCGGCGCGTCCTGGTACGCGCCGACCTCAACGTCCCGCTCGACGGGCAGACGATCACCGACGACGGCCGGATCCGCGCCGTCCTCCCGACGATCACCGCGCTCCGCGACGCCGGCGCGAAGGTCATCGTCTTCTCGCACCTCGGCCGCCCCAAGGGCGCGCCGGACCCGAAGTACTCGCTGGAGCCGGTCGCCCAGCGGCTGGACCAGCTGCTCGGCGCGCCGGTGACGTTCGCGACCGACACCGTCGGCCCGCAGGCGCAGGAGTCCGCCGCCGGCCTCGGCGACGGCGGGATCGTGCTGCTGGAGAACCTGCGGTTCAACGCCGGTGAGACCAGCAAGGACGACGCCGAGCGACGCGCGTTCGCCGAGCAACTGTCGCACTTCGCCGGTCAGAACGGCGCGTACGTGGACGACGCGTTCGGCGCCGTCCACCGCAAGCACGCGAGCGTCTACGACCTGGCCCAGCTGCTGCCCGCGTACGCCGGTGGCCTGGTCGGCCGAGAGCTCGAGGTGCTGCGGACGCTGACCGGGGACCCGGCGCGGCCGTACGTCGTCGTGCTCGGTGGCAGCAAGGTCTCCGACAAGCTCGGCGTCATCGACGCGCTGCTGCCGAAGGTCGACACGCTGCTCATCGGCGGCGGCATGTGCTTCACGTTCCTGGCCGCGCAGGGGCACGGCACGGGTGACTCGCTGCTGGAGCAGGAGATGGTCGACACCTGCCGCCGGCTGCTCTCCGAGGCCGGGGACAAGATCGTCCTGCCGACCGACATCGTGCTCGCCGACGACTTCAGCGCGGACGCGAACACCAAGGTCGTCCCGGCCGACAAGCTGGAGGACGGCTGGAAGGGCCTGGACATCGGCCCGGCGTCGGCAGAGCTGTTCGCTTCGAAGCTCGCCGGCGCGAAGACCGTGTTCTGGAACGGCCCGATGGGTGTGTTCGAGCTGGCGCCGTTCGCCGAGGGCACCCGCGGGGTGGCCGAGGCCGTCGCGTCGGTGGACGGGCTGACGATCGTCGGCGGTGGCGACTCGGCTGCCGCGGTGCGTCAGCTGGGCATCGACGAGGCGCGGTTCGGGCACATCTCCACCGGCGGCGGTGCCTCGCTGGAGTTCCTCGAGGGCAAAGAACTGCCCGGCGTCGCTGCTCTGGAAAGGGCCTGA
- the gap gene encoding type I glyceraldehyde-3-phosphate dehydrogenase: MTIRVGINGFGRIGRNFFRAALESGADIQVVGVNDLTDNATLAHLLKYDSILGRLPQEVKASADEISVGGQTIKALEERDPAKLPWGDLGADVVIESTGFFTDAAKAKAHLDGGAKKVIISAPAKNEDVTVVMGVNHTDYDPAKHNIISNASCTTNCLGPLAKVLNDEFGIVKGLMTTVHAYTQDQNLQDGPHKDLRRARAAALNVVPTSTGAAKAIGLVLPELKGKLDGYALRVPIPTGSATDLTVELGRDATVEEINAAYQAAANGPLKGFLSYNSDPIVSSDIVTDPASCIYDAPLTKVIGNQAKVVGWYDNEWGYSNRLVDLVNLVGKSL; the protein is encoded by the coding sequence GTGACCATCCGGGTAGGCATCAACGGGTTCGGACGTATCGGGCGCAACTTCTTCCGGGCCGCACTCGAGTCGGGCGCGGACATCCAGGTGGTCGGCGTCAACGACCTGACCGACAACGCCACGCTGGCGCACCTGCTGAAGTACGACAGCATCCTGGGCCGGCTGCCCCAGGAGGTGAAGGCCAGCGCGGACGAGATCTCGGTCGGTGGCCAGACGATCAAGGCCCTGGAAGAGCGCGACCCGGCGAAGCTGCCCTGGGGCGACCTCGGTGCCGACGTCGTGATCGAGTCGACCGGCTTCTTCACCGACGCCGCCAAGGCCAAGGCGCACCTCGACGGCGGCGCGAAGAAGGTCATCATCTCGGCGCCGGCCAAGAACGAAGACGTCACGGTCGTGATGGGTGTCAACCACACGGATTACGACCCGGCCAAGCACAACATCATCTCGAACGCGTCCTGCACCACGAACTGCCTCGGCCCGCTGGCCAAGGTGCTCAACGACGAGTTCGGCATCGTCAAGGGCCTGATGACGACCGTGCACGCCTACACGCAGGACCAGAACCTGCAGGACGGCCCGCACAAGGACCTGCGCCGCGCCCGCGCCGCCGCGCTGAACGTCGTCCCGACCAGCACCGGCGCCGCCAAGGCGATCGGCCTCGTGCTGCCGGAGCTGAAGGGCAAGTTGGACGGTTACGCGCTGCGGGTGCCGATCCCGACCGGCTCGGCCACCGACCTCACGGTCGAGCTGGGCCGGGACGCGACGGTCGAGGAGATCAACGCCGCCTACCAGGCCGCCGCGAACGGTCCGCTGAAGGGCTTCCTGAGCTACAACAGCGACCCGATCGTCTCGTCCGACATCGTCACCGACCCGGCGTCCTGCATCTACGACGCTCCGCTGACCAAGGTCATCGGCAACCAGGCGAAGGTCGTGGGCTGGTACGACAACGAGTGGGGTTACTCGAACCGCCTCGTCGACCTGGTCAACCTCGTCGGCAAGTCGCTCTGA
- a CDS encoding Hsp70 family protein, whose translation MDSYRLGVDFGTSSTVAVLLSADGRVRPLLFDSSPLLSSAVFLGPDGTPLTGADAERAGLGYASGLEPNPKRRIDDGTVWLGEREIGVVDVIGVVLRRVAEEAYRVTGGPPAKIVLTHPAAWGQARLGVLTAAAERAGLGRVELVPEPVAAAAYFVQVLGHQLAGGRCLVVYDLGAGTFDVSVVRPVGAGFEVVASAGLSDVGGLDLDAAVVAHARGLTSGASDAWAQLDWPQTPADQQARHALWRGAKAAKEQLSRHPATDLHVPLVNTGVRLTREEFEKLATPLLDRTSALTLSVLRTAGIAPEQVGGVFLVGGSSRIPLAATLLHRTLRIAPTALDYPELVVAEGSLRAVTAAAPTVVELPTEVLSPGPSAPGSPAGPPTQVLPPAATATLPSSPQAPPTQSFTPSRPESPPVSGAPVPSVPVSGGPGAPVSGGPGFPVSGGPGTPVGPGSPMAPGSPISPGPPFYPGPPMGPGTPHAGPVAPAPRPTGVPRRRLALLLGGVAAVVVALVLTLVILKPWSTPLTDKPLTGATLAATLTGHQDEVSAIAFHPDSTLLASASADKTIRFWDVEKREESGQPLRSFTYGVDRVVFEPTEGTRVASLSNHEARVWDVENRRAETEDLDNEDTYTRAITFSTDGKKVFALDETTTVRRWAASGDGKLEYRADRVSGTTSTLSYYALSPDGSRVAAINDGLRVYDVETSKPITGVLEPENPDSFSFDRMEFSSNGKLLAVGDNVNNTVVLFDVERGRALGADLTGHSEDIDELAFSPDGKYLASAGADAIRLWDVQGRRAIGKPLTGHKDEVTDLAFSADGKYLASASADKDKTIKLWSLARGD comes from the coding sequence GTGGACTCCTACCGACTCGGCGTTGACTTCGGAACCTCCAGCACCGTGGCGGTTCTGCTCAGTGCGGACGGCCGGGTTCGTCCGCTGCTGTTCGACTCGTCGCCCCTGCTGTCGTCCGCGGTGTTCCTCGGACCGGACGGCACACCGCTGACCGGTGCGGACGCCGAGCGCGCCGGCCTCGGCTACGCCTCGGGTCTGGAGCCGAACCCGAAACGCCGGATCGACGACGGCACGGTCTGGCTGGGCGAACGCGAGATCGGCGTCGTCGATGTGATCGGCGTCGTGCTCCGGCGCGTCGCCGAGGAGGCGTACCGGGTGACCGGTGGACCGCCCGCGAAGATCGTCCTCACCCACCCGGCGGCCTGGGGCCAGGCCCGGCTCGGGGTGCTGACGGCCGCGGCCGAGCGCGCCGGGTTGGGTCGGGTCGAACTGGTCCCGGAGCCGGTGGCCGCTGCCGCGTACTTCGTGCAGGTGCTGGGGCACCAATTAGCGGGTGGGCGCTGCCTCGTCGTCTACGACTTGGGCGCGGGCACGTTCGACGTCAGCGTGGTGCGACCGGTCGGAGCGGGATTCGAGGTCGTCGCCTCGGCCGGTCTGTCCGACGTCGGCGGGCTCGACCTGGACGCGGCGGTCGTCGCGCACGCGCGCGGGCTGACCAGCGGCGCGAGCGACGCGTGGGCGCAGCTGGACTGGCCGCAGACGCCCGCAGACCAACAGGCGCGGCACGCGCTCTGGCGGGGCGCGAAGGCGGCGAAGGAGCAGCTGTCCCGGCATCCCGCCACCGACCTGCACGTGCCGCTGGTGAACACCGGTGTGCGCCTCACCCGCGAGGAGTTCGAGAAACTCGCGACGCCGCTGCTGGACCGCACGTCCGCGCTGACGTTGAGCGTCCTGCGTACCGCCGGGATCGCGCCGGAGCAGGTGGGCGGCGTTTTCCTGGTCGGTGGGTCGTCGCGGATCCCGCTCGCCGCCACGCTGCTGCACCGGACGCTCCGCATCGCACCGACCGCGCTGGACTATCCCGAGCTGGTCGTCGCGGAGGGCAGCCTGCGCGCGGTGACGGCGGCGGCGCCCACGGTGGTCGAGCTGCCGACCGAGGTGCTGTCGCCCGGCCCGTCCGCACCCGGATCCCCGGCGGGCCCGCCGACCCAGGTGCTTCCGCCGGCGGCGACGGCGACGCTACCCAGCAGTCCGCAAGCGCCCCCGACCCAGTCGTTCACGCCGTCCCGGCCGGAGTCACCACCCGTCTCCGGCGCTCCCGTGCCCAGCGTTCCCGTGTCCGGCGGTCCGGGCGCTCCGGTCTCGGGTGGGCCGGGCTTCCCGGTCTCCGGTGGCCCCGGCACCCCGGTGGGCCCAGGCTCTCCGATGGCGCCCGGCTCTCCGATCAGCCCCGGCCCGCCGTTCTATCCCGGCCCGCCGATGGGCCCCGGGACACCGCACGCCGGTCCGGTCGCGCCGGCGCCGCGCCCGACCGGCGTCCCGCGACGGAGACTGGCTCTCCTGCTCGGCGGAGTCGCGGCGGTCGTCGTCGCCCTCGTCCTGACGCTCGTCATCCTCAAGCCGTGGTCGACGCCTCTGACCGACAAGCCGCTCACCGGCGCCACGCTCGCCGCGACCCTCACCGGGCACCAGGACGAGGTCAGCGCGATTGCATTCCATCCCGACAGCACGCTGTTGGCCAGCGCGAGCGCTGACAAGACGATCCGGTTCTGGGACGTCGAGAAGCGCGAGGAGAGCGGCCAGCCGCTGAGGAGCTTCACCTATGGTGTCGACCGGGTGGTGTTCGAGCCGACGGAGGGCACCCGCGTCGCATCGCTCAGCAACCACGAGGCCCGGGTCTGGGACGTCGAGAATCGCCGCGCCGAGACCGAGGACCTCGACAACGAGGACACCTACACCAGGGCCATCACCTTCAGCACCGACGGAAAGAAGGTGTTCGCGCTCGACGAGACGACCACCGTGCGCAGGTGGGCGGCGTCCGGCGACGGAAAGCTCGAGTACCGCGCCGATCGGGTGTCCGGTACGACCTCGACCCTGTCGTACTACGCGCTGAGCCCGGACGGCAGCAGGGTCGCCGCGATCAACGACGGCCTCCGGGTCTACGACGTCGAGACCAGCAAGCCGATCACCGGGGTGCTCGAGCCCGAGAACCCGGATTCCTTCTCGTTCGACAGGATGGAATTCAGCTCGAACGGCAAGCTCCTGGCGGTCGGCGACAACGTGAACAACACGGTCGTTTTGTTCGACGTCGAGCGCGGCCGCGCGCTCGGCGCTGACCTCACCGGCCACTCCGAGGACATTGACGAGCTGGCGTTCAGTCCGGACGGGAAGTACCTGGCGAGCGCAGGAGCGGACGCCATCCGGCTCTGGGACGTCCAGGGCCGACGCGCGATCGGCAAGCCGCTCACCGGCCACAAGGACGAGGTCACCGACCTGGCGTTCAGCGCGGACGGGAAGTACCTCGCGAGCGCGAGCGCGGACAAGGACAAGACGATCAAGCTGTGGAGCCTGGCCCGGGGCGACTGA
- a CDS encoding flavin reductase family protein, producing MKAVAGAAPRDLRDVYGAFPSGVVGLCAVVDDVPVGMAASSFVAVSLEPALVAVCVQNTSTTWPRLRDRPFVGVSVLGESHDLAARRLAAKTGDRFEGLTIGTTGGGAVLIEGASAWLECAVEREVPAGDHDIVLLRIEAFEVRPAVAPLVFHSSGFRRLSA from the coding sequence ATGAAAGCGGTCGCTGGGGCGGCGCCCCGAGATCTGCGCGACGTCTACGGGGCTTTCCCGAGCGGCGTCGTGGGGTTGTGCGCGGTCGTGGACGACGTCCCGGTCGGCATGGCGGCGAGCAGCTTCGTCGCGGTGTCGCTGGAGCCGGCGCTGGTCGCGGTCTGCGTCCAGAACACGTCGACGACCTGGCCGCGGCTGCGCGACCGGCCGTTCGTCGGGGTGAGCGTGCTGGGGGAGTCCCACGACCTCGCCGCCCGGCGGCTGGCCGCGAAGACCGGTGACCGGTTCGAAGGGCTGACGATCGGCACCACCGGGGGCGGAGCGGTGCTGATCGAGGGAGCGAGCGCGTGGCTGGAGTGCGCGGTGGAGCGGGAGGTCCCGGCCGGCGACCACGACATCGTGCTGCTGCGGATCGAAGCGTTCGAGGTGCGGCCCGCCGTGGCGCCGCTGGTGTTCCACTCCAGCGGCTTCCGCCGGCTCTCGGCCTGA
- a CDS encoding NAD(P)H-dependent oxidoreductase, producing the protein MKVAVVAGNPKPQSRTLDAATRVARELTGQEPDVVVDVVTLGAGLLGWGDAGVAAAVESVRSAELAVIASPTFKATYTGVLKLFLDQFATAEGLAGVVAVPVMLGAGPGHAMAPDLLLKPVLVELGASCPTPGLYLIDSTYTESSVIANYAARWSGAVTGTVSGLR; encoded by the coding sequence ATGAAGGTGGCGGTTGTCGCGGGCAATCCGAAGCCGCAGTCGCGGACGCTCGACGCGGCGACCCGGGTCGCCCGGGAACTGACCGGCCAGGAGCCGGACGTCGTCGTGGACGTCGTCACGCTCGGCGCCGGCTTGCTCGGCTGGGGTGACGCCGGCGTCGCGGCGGCGGTGGAGTCGGTGCGGTCGGCGGAGCTCGCCGTGATCGCCAGCCCCACGTTCAAGGCCACCTACACCGGCGTGCTCAAACTGTTCCTCGACCAGTTCGCCACCGCCGAGGGCCTGGCCGGTGTGGTCGCGGTGCCGGTGATGCTCGGTGCCGGCCCCGGCCACGCGATGGCGCCCGACCTGCTGCTCAAGCCGGTGCTCGTCGAGCTCGGCGCGTCCTGCCCGACGCCGGGTCTGTACTTGATCGACTCCACCTACACCGAGAGCTCCGTGATCGCGAATTACGCCGCGCGGTGGTCGGGTGCGGTGACCGGCACCGTATCCGGCCTGCGATGA
- a CDS encoding SCO4225 family membrane protein produces MRILRLAFDNWFSRAYLAGVAVVTALVTVSLVTWDQPDANLAGIWVILVTLPFSLLGIVATDSAAGPAVLMAAVVLGAVINATAIGGLVALVRRRPAR; encoded by the coding sequence ATGCGAATTCTTCGTCTCGCCTTCGACAACTGGTTCTCCCGCGCCTACCTGGCCGGGGTCGCGGTCGTCACCGCGTTGGTCACCGTCAGCCTGGTCACCTGGGACCAGCCGGACGCCAACCTGGCGGGTATCTGGGTCATCCTGGTGACGCTGCCGTTCTCGTTGCTCGGCATAGTGGCCACGGACTCCGCGGCCGGACCGGCCGTGCTGATGGCCGCCGTCGTCCTCGGAGCCGTGATCAACGCGACCGCGATCGGCGGCCTGGTCGCCCTGGTCCGCCGCCGCCCCGCACGCTGA
- the whiA gene encoding DNA-binding protein WhiA encodes MAMTAAVKDELSRVAVTKPCCRKSEMAALLRFAGGLHIVAGRVVVEAELDTGNAARRLRQSIAEVYGHGSEVHVLTAGGLRKTSRYIVRVVREGDSLARQTGLLDVRGRPVRGLPPQVVSAAACCSEAAWRGAFLAHGSLTEPGRSAALEITCPGPEAALALVGAARRIGVTAKAREVRGVDRVVVRDGDAIGALLTRIGAHASVLAWEERRMRREVRATANRLANFDDANLRRSARAAVAAGARVERAMEILGGDAPEHLLAAGRLRLAHGQASLEELGSLADPPLTKDAVAGRIRRLLALADKRAHDTGIPDTEASVTPEMLAP; translated from the coding sequence ATGGCGATGACGGCCGCGGTGAAGGACGAGTTGAGCCGGGTCGCGGTCACCAAACCCTGTTGCCGTAAATCCGAGATGGCGGCGCTACTCCGGTTCGCCGGCGGTCTGCACATCGTCGCGGGGCGGGTCGTGGTCGAAGCGGAACTCGACACCGGCAACGCGGCGCGCCGACTGCGGCAGAGCATCGCCGAGGTTTACGGGCACGGCAGCGAGGTGCACGTGCTCACCGCGGGCGGCCTGCGCAAGACCAGCCGCTACATCGTGCGGGTGGTCCGTGAGGGTGACTCGCTGGCGCGGCAGACCGGATTGCTGGACGTCCGGGGGCGGCCGGTGCGCGGGCTGCCGCCGCAGGTCGTGTCTGCGGCGGCGTGCTGCTCCGAAGCGGCGTGGCGCGGAGCGTTCCTGGCCCACGGCTCGCTCACCGAGCCCGGACGCTCGGCGGCGCTGGAGATCACCTGCCCCGGTCCGGAAGCGGCCTTGGCGCTGGTGGGTGCGGCACGGCGGATCGGCGTCACCGCCAAGGCGCGGGAGGTTCGCGGCGTCGACCGGGTCGTCGTCCGGGACGGCGACGCGATCGGTGCGCTGCTCACCCGGATCGGTGCCCACGCGAGCGTGCTGGCGTGGGAGGAGCGGCGGATGCGGCGCGAGGTGCGGGCCACCGCGAACCGGCTCGCGAACTTCGACGACGCGAACCTGCGGCGGTCGGCGCGGGCGGCGGTCGCCGCGGGTGCCCGCGTGGAGCGGGCGATGGAGATCCTGGGCGGCGACGCTCCGGAGCACCTCCTGGCCGCCGGGCGGTTGCGGCTGGCGCACGGCCAGGCGTCGCTGGAAGAGCTCGGGTCGCTGGCCGACCCGCCGCTGACCAAGGACGCGGTGGCCGGCCGGATCCGGCGGCTGCTCGCGCTGGCCGACAAGCGTGCGCACGACACCGGTATCCCGGACACCGAGGCCAGCGTGACGCCGGAGATGCTCGCGCCGTAG
- a CDS encoding uridine diphosphate-N-acetylglucosamine-binding protein YvcK gives MIGWDTERPPRVVAFGGGHGLFASLKALCLLGIDPTAVVTVADDGGSSGRLRREFGGIPPGDLRQALVALANPADPVTAAVFQHRFPGGGDLGGHAIGNLILAGLTDILGGTIPALDHAARVLGCRGRVLPMAAQPLDIEADVAGALGNVVTIHGQHEVATTRGQVRRVRVNPADAPACPEAVEAVAMADALVLGPGSWFTSVLPHFLVPDLANAIVSSPARRILVLNLSTDGETKGMPFEGHLHALAEHAPALKVDVVLADPHIVGDHTGLSRAAESLGGRLVVAPVAASDGSPRHDQQALAAALRGVLGTG, from the coding sequence GTGATCGGTTGGGACACCGAGCGACCTCCGCGGGTGGTGGCCTTCGGAGGCGGGCACGGGCTGTTCGCCTCGCTCAAGGCCTTGTGTCTGCTGGGGATCGACCCGACCGCCGTGGTCACGGTCGCCGACGACGGCGGCTCCAGCGGTCGGCTGCGGCGGGAGTTCGGCGGGATTCCGCCCGGTGACCTCCGCCAGGCACTGGTGGCGCTGGCGAACCCCGCCGATCCGGTGACCGCCGCGGTGTTCCAGCACCGCTTCCCCGGCGGCGGCGACCTCGGTGGTCACGCGATCGGCAACCTGATCCTGGCCGGCCTCACCGACATCCTCGGCGGCACGATCCCCGCGCTGGACCACGCGGCCCGCGTTTTGGGCTGCCGGGGCCGGGTGCTGCCGATGGCGGCCCAGCCGCTGGACATCGAGGCCGACGTCGCCGGTGCACTGGGCAACGTCGTGACGATCCACGGCCAGCACGAGGTGGCCACGACGCGCGGGCAGGTGCGCCGGGTCCGGGTCAACCCGGCGGATGCGCCGGCCTGCCCGGAGGCGGTCGAGGCGGTGGCGATGGCCGATGCGTTGGTTCTCGGCCCCGGCTCCTGGTTCACCAGCGTGTTGCCGCACTTCCTGGTGCCCGATCTCGCGAACGCGATCGTCAGCTCGCCGGCCCGCCGGATCCTCGTGCTGAACCTCAGCACGGACGGTGAGACCAAGGGAATGCCGTTCGAAGGGCATCTCCACGCGCTGGCCGAACACGCTCCGGCGTTGAAGGTAGACGTCGTGCTGGCAGATCCACACATCGTTGGGGACCACACCGGTCTGTCCCGTGCGGCAGAATCCCTGGGGGGACGTCTGGTTGTGGCGCCGGTAGCGGCGTCCGACGGGAGTCCGCGGCACGATCAGCAGGCTCTCGCCGCCGCACTACGCGGAGTGCTCGGCACCGGTTGA
- the rapZ gene encoding RNase adapter RapZ — MTIGERSDADDLSDVDGIAAARAEMDLVVVTGLSGAGRSTVARALENVGYYVVDNLPQTLMVTMAELAFASGGAGRRTAMTLDVRSRAFSTDLLGAVADLRVRGFNPRVVFVDASDDVLIRRFESVRRPHPLQGDGRLADGIAAERVLLANAREVSDVIIDTSLLNGNQLRGRIEELFVTPEQTLHVTTLSFGFKYGLPADADLVVDMRWLPNPHWVPELRPFSGKDEAVSDYVMAQPGAVEFLDQYAAVVAMATDGYKREGKRYLTIAVGCTGGKHRSVASAIALASRLEARGIPTTVSHRDLGRE; from the coding sequence ATGACGATCGGGGAGCGGTCGGACGCGGACGACCTGTCGGACGTCGACGGCATCGCCGCGGCACGGGCCGAAATGGATCTCGTCGTAGTGACCGGCCTGTCCGGGGCCGGGCGGAGCACGGTGGCCAGGGCGCTGGAGAACGTCGGCTATTACGTCGTCGACAACCTCCCGCAGACGCTGATGGTGACGATGGCCGAGCTGGCGTTCGCGTCCGGGGGCGCGGGTCGCCGCACCGCGATGACGCTCGACGTCCGGAGCCGGGCGTTCTCCACCGACCTGCTCGGCGCGGTCGCCGATCTGCGGGTGCGCGGCTTCAATCCCCGCGTCGTGTTCGTCGACGCGTCCGACGACGTGCTGATCCGCCGCTTCGAGAGCGTGCGGCGTCCGCATCCGCTGCAGGGTGACGGGCGGCTCGCCGACGGCATCGCGGCAGAGCGGGTGCTACTGGCGAACGCGCGCGAGGTCTCCGATGTGATCATCGACACCAGCCTGCTCAACGGCAACCAGCTCCGCGGCCGGATCGAGGAACTGTTCGTCACCCCCGAGCAGACGCTGCACGTGACCACGCTCTCCTTCGGCTTCAAGTACGGGCTGCCCGCCGACGCGGATCTCGTCGTCGACATGCGCTGGTTGCCCAACCCGCACTGGGTTCCGGAGTTGCGGCCGTTCAGCGGTAAGGACGAGGCGGTCAGCGACTACGTGATGGCGCAGCCGGGCGCCGTGGAGTTCCTCGATCAGTACGCGGCTGTCGTCGCGATGGCCACCGACGGGTACAAACGGGAGGGTAAGCGTTACCTCACGATCGCGGTGGGGTGCACGGGCGGTAAGCACCGGAGCGTCGCCAGCGCGATCGCGTTGGCGTCGAGACTGGAAGCCCGGGGTATCCCCACCACTGTGAGCCACCGGGACCTGGGCCGGGAGTGA